The Erigeron canadensis isolate Cc75 chromosome 1, C_canadensis_v1, whole genome shotgun sequence genome segment ACCTCTCTATTTCATCTTtttcactattttttttaaccatccACCTTAAACTTAATACGAGTATCATACAATGTCCCATAATATTCATccaataaaaaatgaaaacaaatattattaaaaaataaaataaaatgaaatgagcCGCACCTTAACCCAAATCTCATATGTGAAATTTCACCTTAACCCAAATCTCATATGTGAAATTTCACCTATCCTTTTTAGTGTTTACCTTTTACTAATCCTCTTTAATTATTCACCTATGTGTCACTTTTCTTCACCCGTCTTTtaacaatcatatatataaatttatatttgtatatagatatagatatagatgtatgttTTATGGACGGAACTATGAAATATTAGAATTTTacatatctataaacccttataaaaggTACCggaattaagaaattaaacaatTTTTCATTATTCCTAAAATACTCCTACTATAATccattataaaacatattgaactctatattttaagaaattcaacaaTCTTTTCAATATCCCCATATTGCCCTTAATACATTACCTCTAAACACAATATCTAACTCACaatcatttctttctttcttttctatttacacacacgcatTCCTCCTCCactgttttatattattatcaccgtttaaccgccgcaacgcgcgaacACCAACCCTAGTATTGCTTAGCAAGATAGATAACCAAAACAaactttataaaacttgatTAGGTTTCATAAATAGTCTATCAAGTATTAATTTAGTGAACAAAGAAACCTTAAAAGTATTCGTTTAGTgatcgattatatatatatatatatatatatatatataaaaaaaggcaAAATAGAAATGGTCTTTCTTGTCATGTTTAATGCAACCTTACCCATGTTTTCTTCCTTTGTAGGTTGCTATCTTGACATTAAAAGTCTGGTCCAATCCTCTTAATTATTCTGCGATGAATGGAAGATAtttatatcttgaataatcttGAAAACTCTCATGatacaaaattacaattatatacataagccatactttaataaattaatacgagtaatacacAGTACAATTTTTTGCTAGCGGCAATTTATATCTTCCTTCGGCAATTTATATTCTTACTTTCAATCACTCACTGGTATTACCAAGGAAGTTGATGAAAAATTGACCATCCTTGGCTTATGCTTTGGGTCGATCAACACTTCGGCTGGTGACTGTGGATAACTAACTGGTAGCTTGTTGCGGGTTGGTTATAGATTTGTTGCTTTGTATTTTTCTGgaactttatatttattatttaagcaACTAGCTCCTTGCTAGTGGCttcttcattaataaaattatgtcgttttaaaaaaaaactagctgATAGCTTTAGCCGAGAGCTagaacaattatataaaattaattgctAAAGCAttatttgtttaagtgtttGGCAATTGCTGTTCAAAAAACAAAGTCTTTGACAATTAATTGAAgctaaaactaataaatataaaatgatgttGTTGGCCGAACacaaaaagataaacaaataaaaatcaaaatattaaatataactatataatggttagaaaaaaaaaagtacatcaAATGACGTCTTTTACGGGTATTTGGTCCCAAACTCCCAAATACAGTACGTCTTCGACGTTATATGGGGAGATGTTAAAATGTAGACAACTTTACTCTTACTTAGTGTAAAGGGTGTTTTCTGGTTccaccaaaaataaaaaaggactTCCATTCTTGTTGAATATGAAGATCGAACTCATTCTATAACGGTCATTTATgtaatgtactttttcaagAGCTCTCATTGGTTTCTAAAAACTATTTCAAAAAACTTCTAGTTACGGGCTTAAAGTATttatgtgtaaaaaaaaaaaaataaacctatAAAAATCAATGAATGAGTATATTATTACTTATAGAATAATATGTTCGGCATCATTAATCAACCGGAACAACTTCATTGATTTGCATCGCCAAAAAGGTACAACAACTTCAATAATTTGGATCAAGGTGTTCATGCTGGTTGACTCGAGAGACCGCAATTGTCATTGATAGTAGGCATTAGTTGTCTCTCTTCTTAGCTCGTTTCACTTTAAAAGTTAATGGTGACAAAAACAAATCACCAAGCTTATATGATCTGACTTGGAGAGTTTTGAGTATTATTTAAGACAATATTAACTCATCCAGGTTTGAAACTATCCaactttcatatcatattaatattaatgattaactGACTATATATAACGTACATTCGGGTGGTTTTAACGGTTGATGATGGTCTGATGGAAGCCAATGCTTTGTATTTTCTTAGGTGAAATTATTTGCACCACTTGACATACACGGCCAAACAATTTATGACAAAGGACATGAGTTAATTTATAAGATCAattcttagaaaaaaaaaacatctataAATGTTTAACTCACAATTTAAAAGATGTAATATGAATGTGAGGAAGCTATAAATGTTTAACTCACATCTGGTAATGCATTCAGTTCGCTTCAAAAATGTGATGCATAAAATGAGTTTAAGAAAAAAGTATACATGCCGGATGATAGGTTCGGTAGACTCGACTCGTTTCGCTCTTTCTTTACTTTGAATAAAATGAGTTTGAAagtaatatacattaaaaacatAATCGGGTGAAATTCAACCCATGTGGCATGATCCTTTTTTACTTGAACAAATGAAATAGCTAGATTGTTAGAGTTACACAAAACCTAAATCAACTCGTTTATAGGTAACAAATACCAAGATTAATTGTCACAATTTATGCAAAGTGAGTGAGTGGAAAGTGACTTGAAAGATAATATAAGTAGTCCAGTaccatatattttaataaactttCAAGTTCATGTATCAAATACTTGTATAGATTTTTTTGACATTTGTACAATGTGATGAATATAGTTATCCAAAGGTAATGTagttttaagaagaaaaaaaattcttgaTATACAAGGGTGTCAATAATGTCAAATTTGgagatatatatagttatagttacaaattatataattaagttaTAAAGCGTtagaaccaaaaaaaataaaataaaaaatatatatacttgtatatcAACAAACACATATTGCATAGTTGTGTATATTTTATAAAGATCTGTGAtacatcaacttttttttttccataggcTGGCTCGAGCTAATGGCTATTTTCAAATAATCAAACATTCAAActtgggaaatgattaatccttctaaccAAATatcctaataatcctcctaactatgagatgatgacacgtggaaaaatcagggggcaagattatgaaagagaattagtggataacaAATGTTACCTTCTAAAtgttttaggaggattattaggctatttggttaggaggattttttattttcctaCAAACCTATTAAGTATTAACTTTCAGGCTTTGGATTGATCTTTGGGCTGGACTTGAGCCCATTTGTTATCTGTACGACTTTACTTAATAAGCATGGAATTGGGTGATGTGACAAATTGAGTCTGAATGAAATTCAGTATATTGAAATTGGGCCTttttgaaagaagaaaaaaaacccaaaatttaaACATCACATACCAATGTCATGCCAGTATCGTGACCctttttttgttctttaatCTCCTTATACCTAAAAAGGCTTTTTCCTTTCGAGATTATGAGTTCAACTCACATAATAGACACCATGTAAATATGTGTAGAATCTGTGTGTAATGTAGTCACTTGCATCATAAAGCTACTCGAATAATAAGTCGAGTTCAGCTCGATGTGCAAAAGTTGTTATGGTTGAGCTCAAATACTATTGCGTGAGTTCAAGCTTGATAACCTATTTTGCAATGCTCAACTTCAAGAGTTCATAGGAGGACCTAATCTAATCCATTATCACATTGCAAATTGTTATATTTCTTTGATGTTTATTTTTCAAGCTTTGTGTATTATCAAACGTTAAAGAACTCATATGCAAAAGAAGATTTCATTTATAGTATGTTAAATAGTTAACTTGACTTTCAGTCACGTATGTGTATAAAATTGAACTAATTTTTTATAACTGTCGGATATTCGACATTATAGGATACTTCACTATATAATGGTGAAACCCTGCACATAGTACTTGACTATTAGATGTAGACTGTGGCCATTACGGATGATTCAGGAAAAAAATGTAGATGTTTGTCACTTCAAACAATTGAACCAAAACTTGTGAGAAAAATCAAGAATGACTTTAACCAATTGATATAGCATTCATTGCCATGTTAATTACTCGTAACTAATTAGTTGATAATAAACTCACGATATAACAAACTTATTGAAATAACGGGGTTCCAATATTTGAAATACAATGTTCACTTTTGTTCAGTTAGTTAATACTTAATTAATGGTTAATGTTATATAGAGTTTGGGTCGTATCAAAAGACACAACGTTTTACATCTTTTAAGgataataattaaacaaatcATATGTAATCTTTATATTGTTAAATGACCAATAATGTGCTGTATAGGCTTGCTGACTTAATTGGTACTACCTAATTCATTACTTTACAtgacttttgacttttatataaataaatcacaaggaatttaacattaattttaatttgtatagCGCCTGATAACTTTAAGTCTTTGAGCTATATATGAAGACAAAAAATTGTACTGTACCTTTCAAATTTATGAAAAACCTGTTAATTAGTTGTTTAGTAATTCAACACGTACATTCATTGTGTTATATAGTAGATTTTCGAGTACTTTACCAAAGATTATAGTTTACTTCATATTTATGTCCAAGACAAACTACAAATCAAAAGGCGATCGAGCATCGATTACAATTGTGGATTATTGATCATGGTACTTTAATTAGTTAGTGAGACATAATCATATAAGCTTATACCCAATATTAGTGACAAGTGCATCAATACAACTTTTTTGTCCATGTTTTAGGGATGGGTGTTGGATAATTGGAGggttataatttattaaaacaatcaaGAAAAAACCATCTACTGTTTGTTTCCCATAGAATGATTTGATAAAAAGACCACGGGAATCAGATTTCAAGAAGTTATAAGATGTAAAAATTCAATAAACTGCTTGCTAGTCATTttatattaagtatatataattaagtacaTGTGCAAGAAAACTTTATCATTTGGAACCTTGTTGACAAAATATGAACATCCATGATCAGACAATGAGTCATGGTGACACGCTTAATCTCATTAAATTTTTAGTGATATATTTTGcttgttttttaacttttgttgatTTCCAGAATTTATATttcaactatttttatttttggttacgAGAAGCAATTCCAAATGTTTctcattttaatatatagttgcaaaacattatatataaaccAAGATGACAACGATATATACATGCAAGCAATATATACATGtagcatatatatattgctACGGTCTTTTACCGTTTGccatattatttaattagtttggAATTTCACGTAACCTTTAAAAATAGTCAACTTCATTCTTCTATCATGTATATAAAAatcattcaaattcaaaattgaATGGTTAAAGTTTTCAAACGAGTGAAAACACAAAGACGTAGTACATATGTCCCCTTCACTTAATTCCAACAATATATTAACAGAAgttattatatacgagtaacaATTTTAATTTGGCGTCTACTCAAGTTAACAAAGTGGTCAATTATATTCTAACGTACATTTGACAACGTACATGCATTTAACCTTGGAAAGAAAACTACGGTTTTGTAATTTAGAAACAATTAACTTAACGTTGGTACAATTTGTCAAGTAGATTTGATAGTGACACTCTAATTAAATTAATCCAATAGAATTTAGTAGTTAATGTGAAAACTCGCTATTATAATCGTTGgattttgactttaaatatatatttcaaaaccaAGTGAGAATGAGTCAATTTGCTATTTCCCTGTGTTAAAATGCCTCATTATTTAATGTAAACTAAGAGAAACGCTTGACTAAATATACGTTATAGAATGTTTACAAAGACcaaatatcatattttaattaagaaacaaaaatatagtgatacataacccaaaaaataatGTCAATTTGAagacgtaatatatatatatatactagattattttcccacgtaatacgcgagataaatgTATTAAGCTTTAATAATAACATGCTTACAGCATAGTAGATAAGATAAGTTTTGATCATGATGATATCactattcaaaaaattttatatatcgAACTTGTTTAGTACGATATACATGTTAGAGTCCTAGTGTAATTGATTAGATTTGTTGATAACAAATATGTAAAAGAATGTTATAGTCTTTAGTTGTAAACTGAGTAAGCTTTAAGTTAGGTAAACTATCTTAAGTTAGATCATCTTGGATCTCACCTAATATTCACATATATTGATGTAATAAGttaaaaagtgattatttaaGATGCATTAATGTATACCATAACATTTGATATAAATCGAAAACGAcgaacaaaaatagaaaacaaagttGGTGTAGAAGTCTGCTTGAATTTACGTTTAGCTTGTTCTCTCTCTAATTGGCCTTGAAAAAGTTTGTTGTTAGTTATAGGGGACCAATAGTACAAAGATCACTATCAAAAAATTCTCTTTATGCAAAGGTCAAAAGATCATTATACGTAGCAAAgattatattttacatttaaaaaaaataaaatatagttaaaaCTTAGGTCTAAATATTCAAAGTATAAAGGCAAATGTTATAATTGaccaataaaagtaaataataacaTTATCATTTTGACTAAAGGCTCGAATTAAAAGTTAAATCTTTAAGGGTCCTCACTTCTACATAAAATCGGTAAGACCAtcttatcctatatatatatatatataggttttgggtaaaataaaacaagtattaaagtaaaataaataaaataataggtctctctttactgaaaatcactatgcatcataaaaatcgtcggacatcaattgcttcgtgaatcttcgtgcatcaatttaaccatgatctaagggtcaagatcttgtcctatttgttttactttaatacttgttttacaatactcaacccctatatatatatatatatatatatatagtgaagtgATCAAGATAGAAGGTCCTTAAGAAGAGAAAGGAGAAAATGttcgttttttaatttttaacttgtcttttttatttttttcacctttttcatcttttgtttttttttaattaattcgatctataaaatttttttaaaaaaaattaagaaaaattctCTAATCCGAGTTAGTGAACTATTCATATAAGATATAAGGATAGTAATAAGAGATAGCTGATGGGAATGATAGACTAAAAGGTTGTAGAAAGTGATATATCATAAGGGGTAATCGATAATATGATGATATACCTAACGAATTTCACTCCTAATAATTTATTAGACTATATCATTACATGCTAGACACCTCTAGCACTTAATTAAACATGTATACCTTGACATAATAGATAAAGAAAACACTATACGTTGGCATCATTATTTATGGTATCTACCAATGTACaccttaattatttaattatgaatatatattacttCATTATGTTACTAATCGATCGATCTATGAGACTATGACTCCctaaataatctttttataaaattattatttttattatgatgttattatttatggtatattaacataattaaaaagggtatattttgacaaaatatataaagtaaaagtattaatattgtcatttaagaaagataaaataattaaagttgatctaatggttctaaatcaaagatgtaattcatccaagggttcctatttgtttaggaatgaatttattaccttgttatatatatattggtagattagatgcatcattttgataaatatacatccaagatggatgtaccaaacaaaaaacgtgatatatatataatcttaatataatataaacattgtAATAGTTATATATGCAAAagctttaatttataattaaccTGAACTTATAATGTTTAGTAATTCAAGCACAAGTTAttataaaacttaattattaaatatgtcACATCATTATTTAggttaataatgtatatttgtcacataaaaatagttttttttttttatataatatgtatgtatctCTTAAAAAGCATATATTAACGTGAAAGTGTTTAAACatattaacttaattaaaagataaataaatgaaattaacaatatatatgttaactaaCGTACTGAAAGCACTATATATCGAAATGCAACTAAAaagtttttggttaattatgaacAATCAATATTATATTAATGGTGTAGAAAATAATCCaactatattaatttttaataaaagttgtgGGGTTCTAGATACGTGGGTCATATATCTCACTTGGACATACTTGAATTATCTTCCATGAAGCTGACCTACatgcaaataaataaatactcatATAGCTATAACATTTCCGGATCAAGGCTATATATAAACAAGGTTTTGCATCTTCTAATAAGACTTGCTTTCATATAAATTCTCTTTTCGATCAATGAGTAAAATTCATCCTCAAACACtttctacttcttcttcttcttacaTAACATCATCAATGCCCGAATCATTCACAATATGGATGAAATCTTTAGTTTTCAACACTCACGGATGTACGGTCTATAACTCGAAAGGTGATATCGTCTATCGGGTCGATAATTACGACAACAAATGTGGACATGAAGTATACTTGATGGATATTCGAGGCAAAGTTCTCTTTTCCTTACAACAAAAGGTGCGAATTCATtcacattatttattttattcttttagtgtttttttttttaatttattctttgatttttaattaataatgtgattattttaTGGTTTCAGAAATTACGATTATTTGGATGTTGGGACGGATACAAATGGGACGATTGTAGTTTGGAGAAACAACTTTGGTTTCGAGTACGAAAACATCGTAGTATTTGTATGGCTTCATGTGATCGTAAAACAAGAGGATGCACATACAAGGTTGTTAGATTGGATGGAAAATTGTTGGGATTCAAGATTATAGATGAAGATCGAGATGGTGCACTTGTCGCGgagattaaacaaaaacaaacaacgACGGGGATTAACTTTGGAAATGATGTATTTACGTTAATAGTTCAACCACATATTGATCATTCATTGATCATGGCAATTGTCATGGTTTATGGGTTGATAAACAATCAAATGTGAAGaaactaattataaattaaattaaatactgATAATATATGTGTAGAATACAGTATATATAGACTATAGTATATGAATGTACATACAGTTTAACGTACATCCTCGATCAACTGAATTTCCTCCGAGAGTTGTGATTATTTTCTGCTAATTATTTCATTGATTCTTTCTCGTACATATAAAACACCTAATTATTTAatagaaaatgttaaatgtaatCCCTAGGCCGTACTTAATGTGtatacaaaattttatatatttcaaatcAAAAGTTCAACCCAATTTTATGTTAagtgtataattatataatgcACCTTAACTGCAATCTTAAGGGATGTGTTTAGCAAAACTCATATTTAATAAAGTCATTGGTCCTTGAGCATTAGCTCAATGCTTCTCCTTTTCAAGTCTTAGGGTGTACATAATAAGTCTCTCCGATCCATGAGGGTTCTTGGGTATACCCAAATTCAAGTATGAGGGGATAGAGTTTACCTCTGTTAATCGTCATGCCTTAAGGTCAcattagtaggggttttcctccatcaggtatttgaaatatGCATTTCTACTTCAAGATGACTTTCTAGCGCGGATTGATTATAACAACGAAAGTTAGACCTTCCGCTGTCGAATCACAACACGAAGTTTTAAATGAAATtcaccttttctttttaataaaataaaatttagtttaagTCATTCCAtcaaaatgtaaatcagtaaaTGTATTCAtctatatttctttataaaaatatcacaccccctatttttaaaaatagttacagAATAGTTACATACGcaattactaaattacccttatcAAACACCCACTAtgaaaagagtttttataaaatatcaaattcaCCCTTagtgaattaatttacactttaaacttttatttttaataattaacactttaaacccttatcttttaaaagatttccactatcacaattacatcaacctacaccacttgacactgcCACCATACTATCACCAACACCATTAGACCGTCTtcctcaccaccaccactgcaTTACACGGATAACATGCTCCtagaataaaataaagataGTATCATTTGGTTAGTCGAAATTTCGATTGGAACCAAAtcagaaactatatatattactacctataaatcatttattaatttttttttaatatacaaaaTTCAAGTTATAACATATTACACTATTCAATGCATGTTGTACAGTTGACCAAAcccgtgttttttttataaaaaaaaaagctttgaATTACTTGTTAATATTAGCTTATGTTGTTTTAACCGAAATCGCGCTAGAGATCAAGCCCCCTCACCGAATAGATCAATTTAACCCCTTAATGagaaactattattattacccAAAGATCTGGAAAATGAAAACTTACTCATATATccatcataaataaaaattatatatttgtaaccACCCCTAAATATGTATAAGCTGGAATCAAAATCACATTAACTATTAcaacatctatctatatttttttataaaagaaactgaGACTCCCTTTCTAAAGCTTTTAAGAACCTGATATGTCTAATTTACCTTTCATTTTAATACATTCTTATTCTCATTCTATACATTGTAACTAAAATACTCTTACAATGTCACACAcaaaacacataacaaaaactCTAACTCATAGTTCGCCTCCCCCTTTCACATTCTAGTACAACATTATTACTACCTATAATGCATTcaacgttttttgtttttgtttttttgtgttttttgtttaCAAAACTTAAGTTTCAACGCATTAGGTACACTCTTCGATACATGTTATACAATTGATCAAATACGTTCATGTTAGTATGTAACATTGTTTTAATTACACCATCAAGTATTTTTAAGTCTAAGTTAATATCAATTATCTAAagtttatattatagataaatcatttgatttaataaaactaattaatcaagttttatttaaacaaaattgtTATAAATCCTCTTAAGAGCACTCCGAATTGTCTCTCCCAATACACCTAATACATTGTGATATCAGCGTCACATCATCAAATTTTCTTCCTAATACATTTTCTCTTAATTTACACTTAACACCcaatacatcatatatatattccaaCGCCCacaatttaaattaataaatatatgtttgtgaGAGTaggatttaagaaaaaaaaaactcccagTACACTCCATGGTCACCACCCCAATTTCTCCTAATACACTCCCCTCCCAATGGTGTTCAAGTGAATACACTCCCAATACATTCTCAATACACTCCCATTGACAACGCTCTAATCTCTTTATATCAGTTGTGAAGGAGCAAGaacatctataatataactaaaagaggaggttaggggtacacttggcatccCTAATCCTCCTTCTTTAACCTAATACTCTCTTCTTattacctttattttttttttaatatttattaaataaatggccgacctaaaaaaataaataaataaataaatggccaacctttaataaaaattttataaaaaaaattatttttattactattatctatatataccacATAAAAAAACCAtcacatattttcaacaaaaaataaagtctacgacaaaaagaaaaaaaaaactacgatTGACTACCAGaaatactttgttcatatttaatcactattattattatttaacattgaacttttatgtaattgttattattatctcttttaatttagtttgttgtacattataggttcattatgacttcttattcaacaacaaaaaataagaccacattagtcaTCTTCAAAATCTTAAGCCAACATGACAACCATCATCTatgactccgtgttgtgcatgtatgaatTGTTTCGGAGTgtaacaacccgaagaaaatcaaaatgt includes the following:
- the LOC122583343 gene encoding protein LURP-one-related 11-like, translating into MSKIHPQTLSTSSSSYITSSMPESFTIWMKSLVFNTHGCTVYNSKGDIVYRVDNYDNKCGHEVYLMDIRGKVLFSLQQKKLRLFGCWDGYKWDDCSLEKQLWFRVRKHRSICMASCDRKTRGCTYKVVRLDGKLLGFKIIDEDRDGALVAEIKQKQTTTGINFGNDVFTLIVQPHIDHSLIMAIVMVYGLINNQM